The genomic region AATCGCTGGCGCCACAGCGGCCCGGCTGCGCCTTGTGACCGTGGGCGCCGAGCAGGAAGGCGCTTATCGCTGTGTCGTGACCAATGCTCTGGGGGTGAACGCTCGCTCCGATGCCGCGAACCTGACCGTGGTGACCGGGCTCGCTCAAGCGCTGGACCTCGATTTCGGAAAGCTCGTTTCCGGAGGACGGGAATGGGAGAGGCAGAGCGAGCAGACCATCTCGGGGGACGACGCGGTCGCGTTCATCGCATCCGAAGCGAGCTCGTTCAGCCTGTTCGCTTTCGATATCGAGGTGCCTGATGGAGAGCGTCGAGCCCTGGCGTTTTGGATACGCATTCAAGGCCTGTCTGAAAACGCTTCGGCGCGTGTGAGCGAGAGCGGAGGAAAGGAGTTTCGCTTCAGAGAGAACTTCGACTGGAAGCGTGTGGTGCTTCCCCTGGCCAAAGACGGCCCGAATCGCGTGACGTTCAGCGTGAACAAGAGCACCGGTTTGCAGCGGGACGATCTTGGCGTTTGGTTAGACGGGTTCGAGCTGGTGGAAGCGCCCGTCTTCTACGAGCAGCCGATCTCCATCGCCCGGTACTGGGGCGATGAAGTGGAACTGACTGCGGAAGCGACGGGGGCGACACCGCTTACCTATCGGTGGGTTCATGATTCGAACGGATCGACCGGGGATTCGAGCTCTCCTGACGGCGCGTTGACAGTGTCTTTGGATCGGCTTTGGGACGGATCCGCGGGCGCCTATCAGGTCGAGGCGGCCAATCAAGTCGGTACGGCCATCAGCGAGCGGGTCGATGTCGCTCTCCTCGAAAACCGCTTCAGCGCCGCGGTGGGGGCGCCGGGGACGACAGTGTGGTCGGAGGGAAACCGGCTTTGGGAAATCAGTCCGGAGGAGCGTTCGGTAGGCGAGGCTGGCCTGACGGTCGGGGATCTCGGCCCGCGCCAGGAAAGCTCGGTCTTCTGGTGGGTTCGCGGTCCGGGTACGCTTTCCTTCGACTGGAAGCTCGACTCGCCCAGTCAGAAGGATCGCTTGCTCTTTTTCGTAAACGGATTCCAGGTGAGCGGCCTCTACCAGAGCTCGGACTGGCGCGGGTATGAAGTCGATGTGGGCGACGCGTTCTATCTCGCTGAAGTGGCGCTCTCGACGTCCGGCGAAGAAACGCAGCGAATCGGTCGGGCCTGGCTCGACGCGGTGCGCTTCGAGCGTCCGGGAGCGCAGGGATACGCGGACTGGCGAGGGGACGCCTTTGCCGGCTGGAGCGGCGAGCAAGGACTAACGGCTGCCGAGGCGGACGCCGACCAGGATGGCGTCGCCAATTTCGCCGAATACGCCTTCGGCACGGATCCTTTGGAGAGAAACGCCCTACCCAAGGTGGCAATGCGCATGCAGGACGGGCGATGGAGCGCGATGGTCGACTTCACCTTGAACCCAGTGGCCGACGACGTTTCGGTCGGGCTGGAGATCAGTCGCGACCTTCGCCGCTGGTACCCGTTGCGTGCCCGCTTCGCGGAAAGCGGGGACGGGGACTCGCGCCACGCCACGCTCGCCTACCTGCTCGAGGAAGACGAATTGGATAAGGAGGCTTACGTAAGGCTTGCGGTATATTATTTGGATGGCGCCGAGTAAGCTAGTTGCGAAAGGGAACATTTCGGACTGGATACGGTTGTGTGAGGGTTTAGTCTGACTTCATTTCCTGATCCAACACCATCTTGTAAGAGCATGCCTTTCCTTTCCATTCGAAGCTCCCTTAGGGGCTATCCTTGTCTGCGCCGGACTCAAAGGCTTTTGACTGCCGGGCTGGCCAGCGTCCTGCTTTCGTCCTGCGCCTCACTCGATGCCATGCGGCGAGTCGAGGTCGATTTCGAGTACGTCTCCGAGATCGCGGCGGAGCGATCCGAACGGGCGTATCAGGCTCCGACCCCGGTGCCAGAGGCCCTGATGGACCTGGACTACGACGAGTACCGCAAGATCAGCTACAACAACGACAGCTATCTGTGGAAAAACGAGGGGCTTCCGTTCGCTCTGGGATTCTTCCACCCCGGATTCCTTCATGGAAACCGCGTCGCGGTGAACGAGTTCACCGCCACCCATGCCCAGCGCATTCCCTATTTGAGCACCTTCTTCGAGTTCCAGGACAAGGAGCTGGAGAAGGCCTTGCCCAAGTCGCTCGACTTCGCGGGATTCCGCATCTCGTCAAGCGTCGGCAACGAAAACGACTATCGGGAGGTCGCTTCCTTCCTGGGGGCGAGCTACTTTCGCGGCACCGGCTACGACATCAACTACGGGACCTCGTCGCGCGGTATCGCCATCAACTCGGGGCTAGGGGAGCCGGAGGAGTTTCCGCGCTTCGTGGAGGTTTGGCTGGGCAAGCCCAAGCCCAACGCTCGCGAGCTCACGCTCTACGCCTTGCTTGACGGGCCGAGCGTGACGGGCGCCTACCAATTCGTCATCCATCCCGGCGAAGACACGGTGATGAACGTGAAGGCTCGGCTGTTTCTGCGCGAAAGCGTCGAGAGCTTCGGGGTGGCTCCGCTGACCAGCATGTTTTGGAGGGGCGAAAACCGGAAATCGCCGGAGAGCGACTATCGTCCGGAGGTGCATGACGCCGATGGCTTGATCGTGAAGGAAACCGATGCGGCTCCCATCTGGCGAGCCCTCGATCTGGCGGACAAGACCCGTCTGTCCTATTTCAGCGTGAGCCGGCTAAGCGGATTCGGTTTGTTTCAGCGCGATCGAGAGTTCGAGAACTACCAGGACCTCGAGGCCCACTACCACCGTCGCCCATCGGTCTGGATCGATACCCGAGGGGACTGGGGAAAGGGCTACATCAAGCTGGTCGAGCTGCCGACCAGCAACGAGTTCGAGGACAACGTAGTGGCCTTCTGGGAACCTGCGGTGCTGCCGGAGAAGGGGAGCGCCTTGGACTACGAATACGACATCCACTGGTTCGGCGAGCCCGCTCCGGAGACCTACCCGCAGTGCACCGTGCGCTCCACCAGAGTGGGGGAGGATCAGTCCTATCCCGGGTCTCACGTCTTCGTGATCGACTTCGAGGGAGCAGGCGAGGATGCGGGCCAGCCGGAGCTGGTCACGGCGGTAGACGGAGCTGCGACGCTCATGGACAAGCAGGTCGTCTGGAATCCTTACTTGGAAACGTGGCGAGTCATCTTGCGTCTCGAGCAAACTGCTGAGGAAGGCGTGATCGAGCTGCGCAGCCAGCTGCTCTTTCCCATTGGCGCGGAGTCGGAAGTCTGGGCCTATCAATGGACACTTTAAGGTTCATCACGCCCCGCTCCGAAACCTTTATCGACTGGAGCGAGGCCTATGAGCGGGTGGAAAACTACTTCTGCTCGCTGCGTATCCAGAATCGGCTGCTCCTTAGCCAACTGGTGGCTCATATTCTCACCAGCGCCGCCGAACGTGTCGAAAAAACGGATACGCCGCCCGCTGTGCTGGCCATGGAGGAGGCTCACAAGGTGGTGGAGGACTGGTTCGGCGAAGTGCTGAAGGCAGCGAATCTGGAACCAAACGAGCTCGGCGCCCAGGGACGCTTGGCTTTGTTTTTGGCGGACGTGCCCACTCGCTGGCAAAACGAGTTTCTGCATCCGGGACCTTGGCCGGACGAGTTTCTGCAAGCCATCCGCTCGACCTACTTGAGGACTGGTCCGGACTTCCACAAGGCCCGCATGATTCCCCGCGATATCGACCTCGGTCCGGTGTCAGCGGTGGCGGACGAGACCTGGCGCGTCATCGATCGTTGGCCGATTCTAGGAGCCATGCTGGTATGGACGATCTACCTCGGCGCCATCGGTCTGTTGGTGTATTTGCTTCACTAGTACGAATCGGGACATGGGATTTAAAAGCATCAGGCAGTTTCTGGATTGGCAGCGGTTTTTCTTCTTCCTGCTCACGCTGTCCTTTGCCGCGTTTCCGACAACGCTCTTCGCCAATCTGCTCTGGAGAGCCGGCATCGATCAAGGCCTCGTCAGCCTGACCATCCTCTTCGCCATTCTGAATTGGAATATCGCCTGGGGAGCGACGCACTCCCTGATCGGGTTCTTCAAGCGTCGCATGAAGCGTCGCAAACGCGAGCAGCGTTTCGTGGATTTGGAGCATCCGGGCAGCGTGGCCATCGTGCTGCCGGTCTACAACGAGGATCCGGTGCGCGTCTTCGCCGGTCTGCAGGCCATGTACGAGTCGCTGCAGAAAACGGATTTCGCGGATCGGTTCGACTTCTTCATTCTGAGCGATTCGACGCGGCCGGAGCGGTGGGTGGAGGAAGAGCATCGCTGGGCGTCGCTCTGTCGGGAGCTGGGAGCCTTCGGGCGCATCAACTACCGTCGCCGTTCCGTGAATACGGACAAGAAAGCGGGAAACCTGCTGGAGTTTTGCGAGAGCTGGGGCGCTCGCTATCGCTACATGCTGACGCTGGATGCGGACAGCGTTCTGAGCGGGGAGACCATCGTGGAGCTATACAAGCGCATGGAGGAGAACCCGCGCATGGGGATTCTGCAGACCGCTCCCAAGATCGTTTACTCCGAGTCGTTCTGGGGACGGCTGCAGCAGTTTTCCAATCACTTCTACGGGCCGATCTTCACCTCCGGGCTGAACTTCTGGCAGGGCAACGAGGGCAACTACTGGGGCCACAACGCCATCATTCGCATGTCTCCGTTCATGGAGCATTGCGCCTTGCCGGATCTGCCCGGCCGCGAGCCGTTTGGGGGCAAGATCCTCAGCCACGACTTCGTGGAGGCCGCCCTGATGCAGCGGGCCGGTTTCGATGTCTGCCTGGCGGAGGACCTTGAAGGCACCTACGAGGAGTGTCCGCAGGATGTGATCGAGCACGCCAAGCGCGACCGTCGCTGGTGTCAGGGAAACATGCAGCATTTCTGGCTGCTCTTTTCGCGCGGTCTGACCATGGCCTCCCGCATGCATCTAGGAAACGGCATCATGGGCTACGCTTCTTCGCTGCTGTGGGGCTTGTTCATGCTATTCGGTGGCATCCTGGTCTTCAACCGCTTCCGCAGCCAACTGTCCATCTTGCCCACACGTGGCATCGGCCAGTTCTTTGACATCCCTTTGCACGAGCACTCGATCCTGGTGGCGTCGATCACCTTCAGCTTCCTGTTTCTGCCGAAAGTGCTGGCGCTGCTCGACGCCTTTTTAAGCAAGGGCCGATGTCGAGCCTTCGGGGGGCGTCTGGCCTGCGTCGGCGGCGTCTTGCTGGAGCTGCTGGCCTCGGCGGTGATCGCGCCGGTGATGATGCTGTACCACGCCCAGTTCGTGCTCTCCACCGCGTTTGGAAAAGGGGTGGGCTGGTCGACGCAGAATCGCAACGCTGGCGAAGGGCTCACGTTTCGCGATGCTTTCGCCGCCCACAAGATGCATGCGTTGATCGGCGTCGTCGCCACCGTCCTTGCTTCGCGGGTGAACATGTCGTTTCTGCTTTGGACGCTGCCAGTGACGGGCGCGATGATCATTTCTCCCATCGTATCGCGCATTCTGAGCAGTCCGAAGTGGGGCAGAAATCTTCGCGGTATCAATATTTTGGCGACGCCTGAGGAGCTGAATCCGAGCGAGGAGCTCATCTCCCTGCGAGAGATCGAGCAGCGTCTGCGCAGGAGCAATCGGCTGTTTAGCGAGGACCCGGATGCGGATGGTTTGATGAACGCGGTGGTGGATCCCTACATCAATGCGATCCGAGTGACGCTTGCCCGAGAGGAGGAGTCTCGCAGCCAGATGGTTGCCGATACGAACAAGCTGGGCATGGAGCTGCTTCACCGCGGGCCGGAAGCCTTGGGG from Pelagicoccus sp. SDUM812003 harbors:
- a CDS encoding glucan biosynthesis protein G, yielding MPFLSIRSSLRGYPCLRRTQRLLTAGLASVLLSSCASLDAMRRVEVDFEYVSEIAAERSERAYQAPTPVPEALMDLDYDEYRKISYNNDSYLWKNEGLPFALGFFHPGFLHGNRVAVNEFTATHAQRIPYLSTFFEFQDKELEKALPKSLDFAGFRISSSVGNENDYREVASFLGASYFRGTGYDINYGTSSRGIAINSGLGEPEEFPRFVEVWLGKPKPNARELTLYALLDGPSVTGAYQFVIHPGEDTVMNVKARLFLRESVESFGVAPLTSMFWRGENRKSPESDYRPEVHDADGLIVKETDAAPIWRALDLADKTRLSYFSVSRLSGFGLFQRDREFENYQDLEAHYHRRPSVWIDTRGDWGKGYIKLVELPTSNEFEDNVVAFWEPAVLPEKGSALDYEYDIHWFGEPAPETYPQCTVRSTRVGEDQSYPGSHVFVIDFEGAGEDAGQPELVTAVDGAATLMDKQVVWNPYLETWRVILRLEQTAEEGVIELRSQLLFPIGAESEVWAYQWTL
- the mdoH gene encoding glucans biosynthesis glucosyltransferase MdoH; this translates as MGFKSIRQFLDWQRFFFFLLTLSFAAFPTTLFANLLWRAGIDQGLVSLTILFAILNWNIAWGATHSLIGFFKRRMKRRKREQRFVDLEHPGSVAIVLPVYNEDPVRVFAGLQAMYESLQKTDFADRFDFFILSDSTRPERWVEEEHRWASLCRELGAFGRINYRRRSVNTDKKAGNLLEFCESWGARYRYMLTLDADSVLSGETIVELYKRMEENPRMGILQTAPKIVYSESFWGRLQQFSNHFYGPIFTSGLNFWQGNEGNYWGHNAIIRMSPFMEHCALPDLPGREPFGGKILSHDFVEAALMQRAGFDVCLAEDLEGTYEECPQDVIEHAKRDRRWCQGNMQHFWLLFSRGLTMASRMHLGNGIMGYASSLLWGLFMLFGGILVFNRFRSQLSILPTRGIGQFFDIPLHEHSILVASITFSFLFLPKVLALLDAFLSKGRCRAFGGRLACVGGVLLELLASAVIAPVMMLYHAQFVLSTAFGKGVGWSTQNRNAGEGLTFRDAFAAHKMHALIGVVATVLASRVNMSFLLWTLPVTGAMIISPIVSRILSSPKWGRNLRGINILATPEELNPSEELISLREIEQRLRRSNRLFSEDPDADGLMNAVVDPYINAIRVTLAREEESRSQMVADTNKLGMELLHRGPEALGHLERKLFMSDSKALLRAHKLVWTLDLDSLHPSWAPLFRRYHWSRAE